The Lolium rigidum isolate FL_2022 chromosome 1, APGP_CSIRO_Lrig_0.1, whole genome shotgun sequence region gcaaacctaacactcacttgtgaagtttgtgaagagaatggctccaaatggctaagtgttggctccaaatggctggatgggtatatataggggaggggctttagtcccggttggcctggccaaccgcgactaaaggccttcgggcatgcttagtcgcggttggcccggccaaccgcgactaaagcccccacgtgcaccagctggccaccgtgcgccctgggcccaggcctttggtcgcggttcgccacacgaaccgcgactaaagaccccattagtcgcggttcctttaccttcgcgacttatggggcttcccggaagcctgtttttctaccagtgtaactcagatttagtacaactttgtactaaatttgagtcaattaaaaaagaacggagggagtacatgcgaACCATGCAGCTACACGAGACATATATGATAATATGGATAATTAACTATACTATAGCAAGATTGCTTACATTCTAGAGCGGAGATATAAAACCAATCAAAAACATATATGATAATATGGATAATTAACTATACAACCATATATGAAATGCGCATGCATGGTTTCCTCTGCTCGATCTTCAAGAGGTGGAAAGCTAGCCGGTCATCCTGAACGAGCTCAGCAGCGCCTCCTTGATTACAGCAATGTCGCGCAGCACGACCTTGTGGTAGAACGCCGCCAGCGCCGCGCCGCTGAACGGCCCGACCCAGAAGATCCACTGCAGATCAAAACATGCACCGGGTCTCTTAATCTCCATTGGAACAGCAAAATGTACGTAGGTAAGTACGGTTGATTAGTGGTGCATGGATGATCTCACGTGCTGCTTCCACGTTTTGTGCTGGTTGTAAAGCACGGCGGCGCCCAGGCTCCTCGCCGGGTTGATGCCGGTGCCGGTGATCGGTATGGTCGCCAGGTGCACCACGAACACCGCCAAACCGATCGGCAGGGCCGCCACCAACTACAAGAAGTAGAACAAATCATGTACAGGTCAGAGGCAGACCTTGTTAATTACGAAAAGCTTGTGTGCGATCATCGATGGTGGACGACGCGCGTACGTACCGGGACGAAGGCGTCCCGCGCGGTGCGCTTGGGGTCGGTGGCGGAAAAGACGGTGTAGACGAGCACGAACGTGCCAAAGATCTCGGCGCCGAGGGCTGCTCCGAGCGAGTAGCCCCCGGCCACCGAGTTtgcgccgccgccgagggagTTATAGGGGTGCTTCATGATCCCCTTCACGATGCCCACGCCGCAAATGGCGCCGAGGCACTGCGCCACCATGTATAGCACGGTGCGCACCAGCGTCACCTTGCCGGCGAGGAACAGCGCGAACGACACCGCCGGGTTGATGTGCCCGCCCGAGACGCCGCTGGTGGAGTAGACGAGGACGGAGACGGTGGCGCCGAAGGACCAGGCAACGCCGAGGTACCCGACACCGATGCACCTGTCGTCGGGGCCGGAGGACTCAAATTTGTACCCGATGACGGTGGCGATGCTCACGTAGACGAGGATGAGCGACGCCGTGAACTCGCCGATGAGAGCGCGGTAGAGGGACCACTCTGACAGCTCGCTCGTGTCCAGCGGCTTGACTGCCGGGGGATCCCAGTACGGCACCCTCTGGACGATAATATCTGTAATCTCTTCTTCCGCGGGGGGCACAAGCTCCTTGGTCGACATGGTCGGGTTTTTGTTCACTTCTTGCGTATGGGGCTAGTATTAGTGCGATACCAGGAACATCAAGCCAAGAGAAGAGGCTTAAATAGGGATCGCGGTGATGTGCTTGCAGAGCATGGAGGAGGTTCACTAGTTGGAACCCACCCACTTGTCTCGGAGCTTTGGGGCACAGATTCCAGTTGCCAATTCTGCCAATTGGATTTTAGTTCAGTATCCCGTTTATTTCTCTTCTTTGTCTGAGTGTTTGTTTCTTTGTCGACAGAGAATAGCTATTTCTCAGTCGACAATTATAGCCGTCTCAGGAATATCTTTGGGAAAATGTGATGGGCAAACTTGCCTGCGGAAGTACCCAGGTGCGACAAGTAagttttaaacataaggctcaaagagcccgactttgaattaacaaagccctcAACCGGCCAGAAATACAACACACCTCGAGCACACACACGCACACCGCTGGGGTTACCAGCTTACAATACCAGCACAGGGCAGAGCAAAACGACTCCTACACAAGAAGAGAACGACTACACTAAACAGAGAACTTGAAGCCTTGGGGTCGTCGTCTCGAACAAACGAAGAACAGAGGAagccgccgacgaacaccaccggaATCCCCATCAACTGACTACCGAAGTGCAGACGCCAGGCACAAGAGACCACAGAATGGGAAGCAAGAGAACGCCAAAGTCTCAGAAGCAAGGGGAGTGACACCATGGTGACACCGTTGCTCGATCCATCAAGGGTCAAGGTTTTCACCTAGAGACATACAACCGTGATGGGGCCAGAGCCGAGGCTCAACgaagacgcctccaaggaggaaaatggcgcccacgggcgtcaccgtcATCGGCTCCGGGTAAACCGGCCATGGCTTTCGCCCGAGCCGTCGACTACAAACCCACACCAGCCACTCCACGAGCGGGGACATCAATGCCCACCCACCGTAGTACCACTTCACTGGAGAAGCACCGGAAGCCCGAAAGTTGGGACCTTTTCCTCGCAGGACCAAAGAGAGCCGTATGCGGGCCGAGTGGAGGTTAGGACAGCGCAGTCACTCGGCGACGCCGGTGAGAGCAGCcatggaagagaagaggaggaccgAGGGAGCCCCTG contains the following coding sequences:
- the LOC124674451 gene encoding probable aquaporin PIP2-7; the encoded protein is MSTKELVPPAEEEITDIIVQRVPYWDPPAVKPLDTSELSEWSLYRALIGEFTASLILVYVSIATVIGYKFESSGPDDRCIGVGYLGVAWSFGATVSVLVYSTSGVSGGHINPAVSFALFLAGKVTLVRTVLYMVAQCLGAICGVGIVKGIMKHPYNSLGGGANSVAGGYSLGAALGAEIFGTFVLVYTVFSATDPKRTARDAFVPLVAALPIGLAVFVVHLATIPITGTGINPARSLGAAVLYNQHKTWKQHWIFWVGPFSGAALAAFYHKVVLRDIAVIKEALLSSFRMTG